One stretch of Emys orbicularis isolate rEmyOrb1 chromosome 5, rEmyOrb1.hap1, whole genome shotgun sequence DNA includes these proteins:
- the LOC135878847 gene encoding C-X-C motif chemokine 11-like → MKSLIRLSLLLLLAAVLVQGMATSSRGRCLCVTAGATSIHPKYIAKVEIYGQSSSCQQIEVIVTLRGNGQRKCLNSKSKQASRLIQKFLRRSK, encoded by the exons ATGAAGTCTCTTATTCGTCTCTCACTCCTGCTTCTTCTGGCTGCAGTTCTGGTGCAAG GAATGGCAACCTCCAGCAGAGGACGCTGTCTTTGTGTAACAGCTGGTGCAACTTCAATCCACCCAAAATATATTGCAAAGGTTGAAATATATGGGCAAAGCAGCAGTTGTCAGCAAATCGAAGTGAT TGTCACACTGAGAGGGAACGGGCAAAGAAAATGTCTGAACAGCAAATCCAAGCAAGCATCACGCCTGATACAG AAATTCTTGAGGAGAAGTAAGTAA